In Pseudobdellovibrio exovorus JSS, the genomic stretch GCAACGAAAAGAAAAAGCTCAGTCAGACGGCTCGTCACTATTTAGAGTTCAACTTTCTTTTAACAGCCGCAGCGGCCATTGGTTTGTACGTACTGGCACATCCTGTAGTGAAACTTTTATTTGGTCGCGGACGATTTTTAGATAGTGACGTTTTCATGACGGCCGAGATCCTGCGGACTTATTGTTGGATTATGGTGTTTTCAAGTGGCGTTCGTGTTTTAACTCCGGCTTACTATGCTGTGAAGAACACATGGTTTCCGGCATTGGTTTCATGTGCCTGTTTAGGGGTTCATATTCTGGTAGCCCCGCAGTTGATGGCTGTTTATCAAGTGCATGGCTTAATGCTGTCGACTATTATCAGCGCCTCTTTGAACCTGAGCTTATTACTTCTTTTCTTTAAATTACTTGTTGGGGATTTTGAATACTTACATTTTTTCAAAAATGTAGTGGGCTACTCATTGTTGGCATTAACAGCAGGAGTCGGTGCTAGTATTTTCTTTGTCATACAACCGCGTTTGCCAGAGGGATTTTGGTTTTTATTGCCAAACCTTGTCTTGAGTATTGTTTGCGGCATTGCACTTTTTGTAGTGGCTGGTTATGTATTCCGTGTCACAGCTGTCAGTGAAGTCCTAAATAAAGTTTTAAGACGTTTAAAAAGACGCTAAAACGACGACGCTAAAAAACGATTCAAGAAATAATTCAAATGAAAGCAATTAGCCAAAGGTAAAACTGCGCATGGCAATCGACGAGTTTTGAATTTCGTCGTAGACCCAGTTTAAAGAATCATTGGGAGTGCTAGCACCTAAGATATAAAGCATAGGCAAGTAGTGATCTAGGCTTGGCACTGCTAATTGGCCCGAGAGAGTTTTGTTATAATCCGTAGCTAAAGCCTGAAAGTCACGCTGTTCGATTTTTTCTTTAGACCAAATATCGAATTCAACTGCCCAATCATAAGCAGGTGCATGCAAATCACGTGAGTAATTACGTAAGTTGTGAACGATATTGCCGCTTCCTAAAATCAGAACGCCTTCTTTTCTTAAAGACTGTAGCATCTGACCGATCTGCAGATGTTCACTTGGAGGCAAGCTCATATCAAGACTCAGTTGAAGCACGGGTATATCCGCATTGGGATAAATGTGAGTTAAAACACTCCATGTTCCATGATCAAGTCCCCATTGTTCTTGGTCAGAGCGAATATGAATGTTAGGAAAAGCTGTTATTAATTTAATGGCCAATTCAGGTAAACCATCGGCAGGGTACTGAACTTGGTACAGAGCCTCTGGGAAACCATAGAAGTCATGAATGGTCTTTGGCTTACGAGCAACAGTGACATAGCTTCCGTTCGTCATCCAATGTGCCGAGACACAAAGAATGGCAGTGGGTTTAGGTAAATTCTGTCCCAATAAGTTTAGTGTTTGGCTGTATTGATCTTTTGCCAGAGCATTCATCGGAGAGCCGTGTCCGATAAAAGCAACAGGCATTATAGACTGATTAGTATTAGACATAGGCTCTCCTTTCAATGAATCAAATATTCAAACTATTTTTTAGCAACTTCTTTAGCAGCTTGGATTTTTAAAGTGATTGTCACTTCATCACCAACTACAGGACCAGCTTCAACAGCTTTGCTCCATGTTAAACCGAACTCTTGACGATTGATTTTTGTAGAAGCTACGAAAGCAGCTTTTGTGTTGCCGTAAGCATCTGCAACAGTTCCTTTGTACTGACCATCAAAAGTTACTTTTTTAGTTTTACCTTTGATTGTTAAATCACCAGTAACTTTAAATGACTCTGGAGTTCCAGTG encodes the following:
- the ygiD gene encoding 4,5-DOPA dioxygenase extradiol; the encoded protein is MSNTNQSIMPVAFIGHGSPMNALAKDQYSQTLNLLGQNLPKPTAILCVSAHWMTNGSYVTVARKPKTIHDFYGFPEALYQVQYPADGLPELAIKLITAFPNIHIRSDQEQWGLDHGTWSVLTHIYPNADIPVLQLSLDMSLPPSEHLQIGQMLQSLRKEGVLILGSGNIVHNLRNYSRDLHAPAYDWAVEFDIWSKEKIEQRDFQALATDYNKTLSGQLAVPSLDHYLPMLYILGASTPNDSLNWVYDEIQNSSIAMRSFTFG